In Massilia violaceinigra, one DNA window encodes the following:
- a CDS encoding thiamine pyrophosphate-binding protein, giving the protein MTHPSRSGGQILVDALNIHGVDTAFGVPGESYLDVLDALHDSDIRFIINRQEGGAAFMAEAYGKLTGKPGICFVTRGPGATNASIGVHTAYQDSTPMILFIGQVGNDFIDREAFQEIDYRRMYGQMAKWVTQIDRADRIPEYIARAFQVATSGRPGPVVLALPEDMLIDTASVADTRRYQAVQASPSSAQIATLREMLASAKSPVVLLGGASWNAQACADLQRFAEANALPVGCTFRFQDLLDNAHPNYIGDVGIGINPKLAARVKNADLVIAIGPRLGEMTTGGYTLLASPVPAQRLVHFHADAEELGSVYQADLMINSGAAQACAMLAAMEPVDASAWRGSVAEAKAELAAYQEQPPIFKDGKAPLDLWQVVQDLMAQVPRDTIITNGAGNYASWAHRFYRYGGMRTQLAPTNGAMGYSVPSGIAAKIVDPTRTVVTFAGDGEFMMNGQELATAVQYKAGVIIIVFNNGMFGTIRMHQERDYPGRVSGTSLHNPDFAELAKAYGAHGEVVNATAEFGPALARALAHTREKSLPAVIELRYDGNLITPNATLDTIRKTAEAAKAAK; this is encoded by the coding sequence ATGACGCACCCTTCCCGCAGTGGCGGCCAGATTCTGGTCGATGCGCTCAACATTCACGGCGTCGACACCGCCTTCGGGGTTCCCGGCGAAAGCTACCTCGACGTGCTCGACGCCCTGCACGATTCCGACATCCGCTTCATCATCAACCGCCAGGAAGGCGGCGCCGCGTTCATGGCCGAAGCCTACGGCAAGCTGACCGGCAAGCCCGGCATCTGCTTCGTCACGCGCGGCCCGGGCGCCACCAACGCCTCGATCGGCGTGCACACGGCCTACCAGGATTCGACCCCGATGATCCTGTTCATCGGCCAGGTCGGCAACGATTTCATCGACCGCGAAGCGTTCCAGGAGATCGATTACCGCCGCATGTATGGCCAGATGGCCAAGTGGGTCACCCAGATCGACCGCGCCGACCGCATTCCCGAATACATCGCGCGCGCCTTCCAGGTCGCCACCAGCGGCCGCCCGGGTCCGGTGGTGCTGGCGCTGCCGGAAGACATGCTGATCGACACCGCCAGCGTGGCCGACACGCGCCGCTACCAGGCGGTGCAGGCGTCGCCGTCGAGCGCACAGATCGCCACCCTGCGCGAGATGCTGGCCAGCGCAAAAAGTCCGGTCGTGCTGCTTGGCGGCGCCAGCTGGAACGCCCAGGCCTGCGCCGACCTGCAGCGCTTCGCCGAAGCCAATGCCCTGCCGGTCGGCTGCACCTTCCGCTTCCAGGACCTGCTCGACAACGCCCACCCCAACTATATAGGTGACGTCGGCATCGGCATCAATCCGAAACTGGCCGCGCGCGTGAAAAACGCCGACCTGGTGATCGCCATCGGCCCGCGCCTGGGCGAAATGACGACCGGCGGCTACACCCTGCTGGCCTCGCCCGTCCCGGCCCAGCGCCTGGTGCATTTCCATGCCGATGCCGAGGAACTGGGCAGCGTCTACCAGGCCGACCTGATGATCAACAGCGGCGCCGCGCAAGCCTGCGCCATGCTGGCCGCGATGGAACCGGTCGATGCGTCCGCCTGGCGCGGCAGCGTGGCCGAGGCGAAAGCCGAGCTGGCCGCCTACCAGGAACAGCCGCCGATCTTCAAGGATGGCAAGGCCCCGCTCGACCTGTGGCAAGTGGTGCAGGACCTGATGGCGCAAGTGCCGCGCGATACCATCATCACCAATGGCGCCGGTAATTACGCATCGTGGGCGCACCGCTTTTACCGCTATGGCGGCATGCGTACCCAGCTGGCGCCGACGAATGGCGCGATGGGTTACAGCGTTCCATCGGGAATAGCGGCAAAGATTGTCGATCCGACACGTACTGTAGTGACCTTTGCCGGCGATGGCGAATTCATGATGAACGGCCAGGAACTGGCCACGGCGGTGCAATACAAAGCCGGCGTGATCATTATCGTTTTTAATAATGGCATGTTCGGCACCATCCGCATGCACCAGGAGCGCGATTATCCGGGCCGGGTGTCGGGCACCAGCTTGCATAACCCGGACTTTGCGGAACTGGCCAAGGCTTATGGCGCCCATGGCGAGGTGGTCAACGCGACAGCGGAGTTCGGCCCGGCCCTGGCACGCGCGCTGGCGCACACGCGCGAGAAGTCGCTGCCGGCAGTGATCGAACTGCGCTACGACGGCAATTTGATTACGCCGAATGCGACGCTGGACACCATCAGGAAGACGGCTGAAGCTGCAAAGGCCGCCAAGTAA
- a CDS encoding hemolysin family protein, which yields MEMLIILVLILLNGVFAMSELALVSAKRVRLEKMAREGRGGARAAMRLADDPSAFLSTVQVGITVISIFNGAFGEASLTERLAPQLAAVPVLAPYARPLSLAMVVAGITLVSILLGELVPKRIAIQYPEFVASVIAPPLQALSRAMAPLVHLLSALSDLIMRILGMGRAPDSTPTADEISGMLRESADAGVLDKTESDIAERALRLDDQRLDALMTARADLQLIDLDGDRSDNLARIAASPFSRFPVVRGDPSHVLGVVDAGELFAQAIRQRTLDAIDIGAAMHPALLVPATVSARGLLEQLRQQHAELALVVDEHGQLKGMVTLNDLMAALIGALPGNEAREPDAVRRDDGSWLLDGDLPLARLRELLGIGPALPGEASGAYQTLAGFVLEQVGHVPAASDRFVWERYRFEVVDMDRHRIDRVLVSELGEAGGAALAQPR from the coding sequence ATGGAAATGCTGATCATCCTCGTCCTCATCTTGCTCAATGGCGTGTTCGCCATGTCCGAGCTGGCGCTGGTGTCGGCCAAACGGGTGCGGCTCGAAAAAATGGCCCGGGAGGGGCGCGGCGGCGCGCGCGCGGCGATGCGGCTGGCCGACGACCCCAGCGCCTTCCTTTCCACGGTCCAGGTCGGCATTACCGTCATTTCCATCTTTAACGGTGCCTTCGGCGAAGCCTCGCTGACCGAACGCCTGGCCCCGCAGCTGGCCGCGGTGCCGGTGCTGGCGCCGTATGCGCGCCCGCTGTCGCTGGCCATGGTGGTGGCCGGCATCACGCTGGTCTCGATCCTGCTCGGTGAGCTGGTGCCCAAGCGCATCGCGATCCAGTATCCCGAATTCGTGGCCTCCGTCATCGCGCCGCCCCTGCAGGCGCTGTCGCGGGCGATGGCGCCGTTGGTGCATCTGCTGTCGGCCTTGAGCGACCTGATCATGCGCATCCTGGGCATGGGACGAGCGCCCGACAGCACCCCGACCGCCGACGAGATCAGCGGCATGCTCAGGGAAAGCGCCGACGCCGGCGTGCTCGACAAGACCGAATCGGACATCGCAGAGCGTGCCCTGCGCCTGGACGACCAGCGTCTCGATGCGCTGATGACCGCGCGCGCCGACTTGCAGCTGATCGACCTCGATGGCGACCGCAGCGACAACCTGGCGCGCATCGCGGCCAGCCCGTTCAGCCGCTTTCCGGTGGTGCGCGGCGACCCGTCGCATGTGCTGGGGGTGGTCGACGCGGGCGAGCTGTTCGCCCAGGCGATCCGGCAGCGGACGCTCGACGCCATCGATATCGGCGCGGCCATGCATCCGGCGCTGCTGGTGCCGGCCACGGTCAGCGCGCGCGGCTTGCTGGAACAGTTGCGCCAGCAGCACGCCGAGCTGGCGCTGGTGGTCGACGAGCACGGCCAGCTCAAGGGCATGGTGACCCTGAACGACCTGATGGCGGCGCTGATCGGCGCGCTGCCCGGGAACGAGGCGCGCGAACCGGACGCCGTGCGGCGCGACGATGGCAGCTGGCTGCTCGATGGCGACCTGCCGTTGGCGCGCCTGCGCGAACTGCTCGGGATTGGCCCGGCGCTGCCCGGCGAAGCGAGCGGCGCCTACCAGACCCTGGCCGGGTTTGTGCTGGAGCAAGTTGGGCATGTGCCCGCTGCGTCCGACCGCTTTGTGTGGGAACGCTATCGTTTCGAGGTGGTGGATATGGACCGGCACCGGATCGACCGGGTGCTGGTGTCGGAGCTGGGGGAGGCCGGCGGCGCTGCGCTGGCCCAGCCGCGCTAG
- a CDS encoding pectate lyase family protein: MKLLPLAALISTTLFASAAVHAADWPEGFSKCAAQGGTCDVGASKRKVSFGIKNKWVVKSLSGKVACTVATFGSDPYPSLDKKCALGPLDGGTTPPTTPPTTPPTTPPTTPPSDTDPLTQAAPATGWASHGTGTRGGAAAAQKDVFLVSTPSQLLAALKTEGGKPVQIKVYGTIDMAADGPFKSVADQGVRSLISLPSNSTLIGVGPNAGIVNGRIMIKGVDNVIVRNLTIANPCDIAPVWDPKDTSTGNWNSRYDGMNVDKSTHVWIDHNTFTDAPRTDDQFPKENGKLKQCHDGSLDIKNGADYVTVSNNVFKLHEKNTLVGSSDDTTTDDGHLTVTFHGNHYLDITGRSPRVRFGKVHIYNNYFQGDRDAKLYPHHYSIGVGYKAKIVSQHNAFDVLGAKECGDVVQASGSSSKTGAIVDSGSQLNGAALGMGGESCKFSNAIGWTLPYTPAVIDASKVRESVLRNAGAGKLSVR; the protein is encoded by the coding sequence ATGAAACTGTTACCCCTTGCAGCACTGATCAGCACCACTCTCTTCGCCAGCGCCGCCGTCCATGCCGCGGACTGGCCGGAAGGTTTCTCGAAATGCGCCGCCCAGGGCGGAACCTGTGACGTCGGTGCCAGCAAGCGCAAGGTGTCGTTCGGCATCAAAAACAAATGGGTCGTCAAATCGCTCAGCGGCAAAGTTGCCTGCACCGTCGCCACGTTTGGCAGCGATCCCTATCCGAGCCTCGACAAAAAATGCGCGCTAGGCCCGCTCGATGGCGGCACCACGCCGCCGACCACCCCGCCAACGACACCACCAACGACGCCGCCAACTACGCCGCCATCCGACACCGATCCGCTGACGCAGGCAGCCCCGGCAACCGGATGGGCCAGCCACGGCACCGGCACCCGCGGCGGCGCGGCGGCGGCGCAGAAGGATGTCTTCCTGGTCAGCACGCCATCGCAACTGCTGGCCGCACTCAAGACCGAGGGCGGCAAACCGGTGCAGATCAAGGTCTACGGCACCATCGACATGGCCGCCGACGGTCCGTTCAAGAGTGTCGCCGACCAGGGCGTGCGCAGCCTGATTTCGCTGCCCTCGAACAGTACCCTGATCGGCGTGGGCCCGAATGCGGGCATCGTCAACGGCCGCATCATGATCAAGGGCGTGGACAACGTCATCGTGCGCAACCTGACCATCGCCAATCCATGCGACATCGCCCCGGTATGGGATCCGAAAGATACCAGTACCGGCAACTGGAACTCGCGCTACGACGGCATGAACGTCGACAAGTCGACCCACGTCTGGATCGACCACAACACCTTCACCGATGCGCCGCGCACCGACGACCAGTTCCCGAAAGAGAATGGCAAACTCAAGCAATGCCACGATGGCTCGCTCGACATCAAGAATGGCGCCGACTACGTGACCGTGTCAAACAATGTGTTCAAGCTGCACGAGAAAAACACCCTGGTCGGCTCGTCCGACGACACCACCACCGACGATGGCCACCTGACGGTGACTTTCCACGGCAATCATTACCTGGACATCACCGGCCGTTCGCCGCGTGTGCGTTTCGGTAAGGTTCACATCTACAACAACTACTTCCAGGGCGACCGCGACGCCAAGCTGTACCCGCACCACTACAGCATCGGCGTGGGTTACAAGGCCAAGATCGTGTCGCAGCACAATGCTTTCGACGTCCTCGGCGCCAAGGAATGCGGCGATGTGGTCCAGGCTTCGGGTTCGTCGAGCAAAACCGGCGCCATCGTCGACAGCGGTTCCCAGCTGAACGGCGCGGCACTGGGCATGGGCGGCGAAAGCTGCAAGTTCAGCAACGCGATCGGCTGGACCCTGCCATACACCCCGGCCGTGATCGATGCGTCGAAAGTGCGCGAATCGGTCCTGCGTAATGCAGGCGCCGGCAAGCTCAGCGTCAGGTAA
- the mraZ gene encoding division/cell wall cluster transcriptional repressor MraZ produces MFQGASAINLDAKGRMSIPAKHRDALAVQCEGRLTLTRHPHGCLLFFPRPVWESHREQIAAWPMSARAWQRIFLGNACDVELDSAGRILISPELRSAVGLTREVMLLGMGSHFEIWDAAKLAEDEQAAVAGGMPDVLSNFSF; encoded by the coding sequence GTGTTTCAAGGCGCGTCCGCAATCAATCTCGATGCGAAAGGCAGGATGTCCATCCCCGCCAAGCATCGCGACGCACTCGCAGTCCAGTGCGAAGGCCGCCTCACGCTTACCCGCCACCCGCACGGGTGCCTGCTGTTTTTTCCGCGTCCGGTGTGGGAATCGCACCGCGAGCAAATTGCCGCCTGGCCGATGTCGGCCCGCGCGTGGCAGCGTATTTTCCTCGGCAACGCTTGCGATGTCGAGCTCGACTCCGCCGGCCGCATCCTCATTTCCCCCGAGCTGCGCAGTGCCGTCGGCCTGACCCGCGAAGTCATGCTGCTGGGCATGGGCAGCCATTTCGAGATCTGGGATGCCGCCAAGCTGGCCGAAGATGAGCAAGCCGCCGTCGCCGGTGGCATGCCCGATGTGTTATCTAATTTTTCTTTCTAA